The Rhizobium rhododendri nucleotide sequence TTCCTGTTTTCCAAGCAGGAGCCCCTGAAGGCCGATGGCGGTGTTCCACCCATTCTCGCAAGCCTCGTCACCAATCCTGTCGCCGACAGTCTGGCGCTGGGCTATGCCGAGCCCGGGCCCGACTATGCCACCGTCTCGCCCTTCGACAGCATCCTGAGTAAGCAACCTGCCGACAGCGGCCGTTTCGTGCCGCAGATCGGCGCCAAGGACCATCTCTGGGCGGCAAGCGTGTTGCCTGCAGCCGTATTTTCACCGGACGAACAGCAGTGCCTTGCGACCGGCATCTATTTCGAGGCCCGTGGCGAATCGGTGAAGGGGCAGGCGGCCGTGGCGCAGGTCATTCTTAACCGGGTCCGCAACCCGGCCTATCCGAAAACCATCTGCGGCGTCGTCTACCAGAACGAGGACTGGACCAACGCCTGCCAGTTTTCCTTCGCCTGCGACAAGGTCAAGGACCGCGTTAATTCGCCCGTTCATTGGCAGATCGCCCGCCAGGTGGCGATGGCGGTGACGGCCGGCAAGATCTGGCTCCCGGAAGTCGGCTCCGCGACCCATTACCATGCAGTCTACGTCAAGCCGCGCTGGGCGGCCGAGATGGTCAACGTCGGCCGCATCGGCATGCATCTCTTCTATCGGACGTATGGCGGCGGCTGGAGCTGACCGCCCGACCCCCGGGACGCGGCGCCCGCGGCAGCGGGTGCGACTTTCTGTCGTGATTTCGCAAAGCTCCCTTCAAGCGCATATAAGTCGATGATTTGCCTGCCTTTATTAATGGCGGGACATGTGCTTTCTACGTCTTGACTATGCTTTTCCATAAAACTATGTTCGCCCGAGTTCAAAACGGGCCGAAAGGTGGCTAAGCCTCCAGTTCGTTCTTAGGTTATCGGGGAAGGGTAGCGTTAAGGAACGGCAGCAGGGAGGGCGCCATGGTGGGGGATCAGGACGAAGGTCTTGAAAAGCGTAGGGCGCAATTGGGAGCCGAACTGGCAAACAAACGCGCTGCGACGGGGGAAGCCGAACGGGGGGAAGCTCGGGCTCAGGCCAGCCGCAAAGGCTATGCTCAAGCACTGAAACTCTCCAGCGAATTCGTTTCTGCCATCATTGTCGGCGCACTCATCGGCTACTTCTTGGACCGTCTGGCTGGCACCGGACCGTGGGGCATGATTATTTTCCTGCTCCTCGGGTTTTGTGCTGGTGTGCTGAATGTCTTGCGTATGGCCGGGAAGGTATCCACCCCAACGGTCGGCGACAGCAAGTCGGACAGGAAATAGGCAACAAGACTGCGCATCAGCGCATGTCTTCGAAGCATGGATATCCGCTGCTGAGGCGGGCAAGTGAGAGAGAACGCGCGGTGGCCAACGGTCCGATTCATCAATTCCAGATCAATAAGATCGTTCCGATCGAAATCGGCGGGCTGGATTTCTCATTCACCAATTCGTCGCTGTTCATGGTCGCATCGGTCGTTCTGGCTGGCGGATTTCTCTATTTCGCAACGGCGTCGCGCAGCCTGATCCCGGGCCGCGCCCAGTCCGTCGCCGAAATGTCCTACGAATTCATCGCCAATATCCTGCGTGAAGGTGCTGGCTCCGCCGGTATGAAATTCTTCCCGCTGGTCTTCACGCTGTTCATGTTCGTGCTGACCGCCAACCTGCTTGGCATGTTCCCCTATTTCTACACGGTAACAAGTCAGATTATCGTCACCTTCGCGTTGTCGATGCTGGTGATCGGCATTGTCGTGGTCTACGGCTTTTTCAAGCACGGCCTCGGCTTTCTGAAATTGTTTCTGCCGCAGGGCGTTCCCGCAGTGCTGCTACCCCTTGTCATTTCGATCGAGGTTATCTCGTTCCTGGCCCGGCCGATCAGCCTTTCCGTCCGTTTGTTTGCCAACATGCTGGCTGGTCACATCACGCTCAAGGTGTTCGCAGGCTTCGTTGCCTCGCTTGGAGCCCTTGGCGCGCTCGGCATCGGTGGTGCCATCCTGCCTCTCATCATGACCGTCGCTCTGACGGCCCTCGAATTTCTCGTGGCATTCCTGCAGGCCTACGTATTTGCAGTGCTGACATGCATGTATCTGAACGATGCGCTGCATCCGGACGGCCACTGAGAAGTAAAGTCGTTGGTGCCGCGTGCACCAGTCAAAGCCAAAACCTATCAATCTAAGGAGTTTCTAACATGGACGCAGAAGCAGCAAAGTTCATCGGCGCCGGTATCGCTTGCATCGGCATGGGTGGCGCAGGCATCGGCCTCGGCACGATTTTCGGCAACTACCTGTCGGGCGCTCTTCGCAACCCGTCGGCTGCCGATGGCCAGTTCGGCCGTCTGATCTTCGGTTTCGCCGTTACGGAAGCTTTGGGCATCTTCTCGCTGCTCGTTGCTCTCCTCCTCCTCTTCGCCGTTTGATTTGTACGGTTTGATGGATCACGGCTTGCGGGAAGCGAGCCGTGATTCTTCGTATTTGCACCACTGGAGGTGAGCATGTTTGTGACTCCGGCTTATGCTGAAGAAGCCGCGCCGGCACCCGGCGAAGTGCACACGGAAACGGGTGTGGCCCCAGGCCATCACGCGTCTTTCCCGCCCTTTGACCCCAAGACATTTCCGTCTGCGCTGCTTTGGCTGGTGATTACATTCGCCATCTTCTACATCGTCATGCAGAAAGTCCTCGTGCCACGCGTTGGCGGGATCCTCGAGAGCCGGCACGCCCGGATCGCGCAGGATGTCGAGGAAGCCGCACGCCTGAAGGCCGAAGCCGACGCCGCTGTCGCGACCTATGAGCGCGAACTGGCAGAAGCCCGTGCCAAGTCCAATGCTATCGGTGCCGCAGCCCGCGCCGAAGCAAAGGCGAAGGCGGAAGCCGAACGCCGTGCCATCGAGGCAAGCCTGGCCGAAAAGATCAAGACCGCCGAAGCACGGATCGCCGAAATCAAGGCGAAGGCATTTGCCGACGTCGGCGCTGTTGCCGAAGAGGCTGCGTCATCCGTGGTCGAGCAGCTGATCGGTATGCCGGCTTCGCAGTCCGAGGTTGCCGCTGCTGTCGCCAACGTCAAGCAGGAGGCATAAGCCATGGAATTCCATCTGGACGAAACCTTCTTCGCCCTCGTTGGCCTGCTGCTGTTCATCGCCCTCATCGTCTACATGAAGGTTCCCGGCATGATGGCGAAGTCGCTCGACGAGCGCGCCGACCAGATCCGCAACGATCTGTCGGAAGCCAAGCGTCTGCGCGAGGAAGCCCAGCATCTGCTGGCCGAGTACCAGCGCAAGCGCAAGGAAGCGGAAGTCGAGGCGGCCAATATCGTTGCCTCTGCCGCTCGCGAAGCCGAGTTGCTGACAGCCGAAGCCAAGAAGAAGACGGAAGAATTCGTCGAACGCCGCACGGCAATTTCCGAGCAGAAGATCAAGCAGGCAGAGCTCGACGCCATCAAGGAAGTTCGCGCTGCCGCTGTCGACTTGGCAATCGCCGCAGCCCAAACCGTCATCGCCAGCAAGGCAGACGCCGGTGTTCAAGCGAAGCTGTTCCAGGCAGCGCTTGGCGACGTCAAGGCAAGCTTGAACTAAGCTTTGTACACATCAATGCGAAAGGCCGGGCATCGTCCCGGCCTTTTTGCATTTAGGGGGTTTCGTTGGCGAGGACATCCTTGCGCATCGGCCGGAAGCTCATGCGGTGCAGAGGGCAGGGGCCGACGAGTTCGATGCTGCTGCGATGAACTGCGGTGGCATAGCCGGCATGTGCCGCAAAGCCATAGGCCGGAAACACCATGCCGGCCCTGACCATCATCCGGTCGCGCGTTACCTTGGCAAGGATCGAAGCCGCGGCGATCGACAGCGACCGCCGGTCGCCCTTGACCACAGCCCTGCCGGAGCAGGGGAGGCCGGGTGGCACGTCGAGCCCGTCGACAAGCACGAAGCCTGCCGCGATCGCAAGACCGCAGACAGCCCGACGCATGGCATCGAGGCTCGCCTTGCGAATATCGGTCGCGTCGATGCGTCCGGCGCTGGACGATGCGATGGAGATCGTCGATGTCGCAATGATGAACTCGAACAGCTCTTCCCGTCTGGCAGCCGACAATTGCTTGGAATCGTTCAGGCCTTCGGGAATGTTATCCGGATCGAGGATGACGGCTGCAGCAACGACAGGCCCGGCGAGAGGACCTCGGCCTGCCTCGTCCGTGCCGGCAACCGGCCAGTGGCCTGCTTTGCGCGCCGAGTGCTCCAGCGTGAAATCCGGGACGAGCGGCAGGTCTTCGAAGAGCTGAGGAGAATCGGGTGGCGTGCGACGTGTCATGCGGCTGACCCTCGCACGCCAACCCGATTTCCTGCAAGTCCCCCGGCATTGGGGCGGCCAAGCCGGGGGATATCCTTTGGACAGTCAGGGCAACCGTCCGCAGGAATGGGTTTTCAGAGCAGCGACAGTTGAACGCCACTGCCATCCGGGGGAACGAACAGATCGGTGCGCAGTCTAATGCTGCGGCGCGTAAGGCCGAGCCTCTTGGTCGCCATCTCGAACCGACGGCTGATCTGCCAGGCGTAGGGTCCGGCACCTTTCATCCGCTTGCCAAAATCCGCATCGTAATCCTTGCCGCCGCGCATCTCGCGGACCAGCGACATCACATGCCGGTACCGGTCCGGGTAGTTCTGCAGCAGCCAGTCGCGAAACAGCGGACTGACTTCGAGCGGCAGGCGCAGCATTACGTAGCCGGCCTCCTCGGCGCCCGCAGCCTTGGCCGAATCCAGGATCTTCTCGAGTTCATGGTCGTTGAGTGCCGGGATCATTGGCGCCAGCATGACCGACGTCGGGATGCCCGCCGCGGAAAGCATCCGGACTGCCTCCAGTCTGCGTGCCGGCGTCGAAGCGCGGGGCTCCATGGTGCGTGCAAGCTTGCGGTCGAGGGTGGTGACCGACAGCGAGACGCGCACGAGGTTCTTTGCAGCGAGTTCGCCAAGGATATCGAGGTCGCGCAGCACCATGGCCGATTTGGTGACGATGGATACCGGATGGTTGGCCCGG carries:
- a CDS encoding F0F1 ATP synthase subunit C, encoding MDAEAAKFIGAGIACIGMGGAGIGLGTIFGNYLSGALRNPSAADGQFGRLIFGFAVTEALGIFSLLVALLLLFAV
- a CDS encoding ribonuclease HII encodes the protein MTRRTPPDSPQLFEDLPLVPDFTLEHSARKAGHWPVAGTDEAGRGPLAGPVVAAAVILDPDNIPEGLNDSKQLSAARREELFEFIIATSTISIASSSAGRIDATDIRKASLDAMRRAVCGLAIAAGFVLVDGLDVPPGLPCSGRAVVKGDRRSLSIAAASILAKVTRDRMMVRAGMVFPAYGFAAHAGYATAVHRSSIELVGPCPLHRMSFRPMRKDVLANETP
- a CDS encoding F0F1 ATP synthase subunit A produces the protein MANGPIHQFQINKIVPIEIGGLDFSFTNSSLFMVASVVLAGGFLYFATASRSLIPGRAQSVAEMSYEFIANILREGAGSAGMKFFPLVFTLFMFVLTANLLGMFPYFYTVTSQIIVTFALSMLVIGIVVVYGFFKHGLGFLKLFLPQGVPAVLLPLVISIEVISFLARPISLSVRLFANMLAGHITLKVFAGFVASLGALGALGIGGAILPLIMTVALTALEFLVAFLQAYVFAVLTCMYLNDALHPDGH
- a CDS encoding cell wall hydrolase, whose product is MSSYQAKPRRQPRNWLSPAVFGCCAWLIFPSVSAQADIAGLLSGSDDSGSNWRMVLTTSPAGSIHQAELAFANADESGIEGGGMLLPDGRRIAFQSKEKGSDPRPDEDRVRRRDKKGRVTDVVPMSPPKDFTAGSILQRTTLLFHPELDVPTSGTGEKTAFVKDDIGDGGVQTAFLFSKQEPLKADGGVPPILASLVTNPVADSLALGYAEPGPDYATVSPFDSILSKQPADSGRFVPQIGAKDHLWAASVLPAAVFSPDEQQCLATGIYFEARGESVKGQAAVAQVILNRVRNPAYPKTICGVVYQNEDWTNACQFSFACDKVKDRVNSPVHWQIARQVAMAVTAGKIWLPEVGSATHYHAVYVKPRWAAEMVNVGRIGMHLFYRTYGGGWS
- a CDS encoding F0F1 ATP synthase subunit B → MEFHLDETFFALVGLLLFIALIVYMKVPGMMAKSLDERADQIRNDLSEAKRLREEAQHLLAEYQRKRKEAEVEAANIVASAAREAELLTAEAKKKTEEFVERRTAISEQKIKQAELDAIKEVRAAAVDLAIAAAQTVIASKADAGVQAKLFQAALGDVKASLN
- a CDS encoding AtpZ/AtpI family protein, whose amino-acid sequence is MVGDQDEGLEKRRAQLGAELANKRAATGEAERGEARAQASRKGYAQALKLSSEFVSAIIVGALIGYFLDRLAGTGPWGMIIFLLLGFCAGVLNVLRMAGKVSTPTVGDSKSDRK
- a CDS encoding F0F1 ATP synthase subunit B: MFVTPAYAEEAAPAPGEVHTETGVAPGHHASFPPFDPKTFPSALLWLVITFAIFYIVMQKVLVPRVGGILESRHARIAQDVEEAARLKAEADAAVATYERELAEARAKSNAIGAAARAEAKAKAEAERRAIEASLAEKIKTAEARIAEIKAKAFADVGAVAEEAASSVVEQLIGMPASQSEVAAAVANVKQEA
- a CDS encoding PA0069 family radical SAM protein, with protein sequence MNQQSLAGQAAFAPANTADMADALIVSSGLRIDIDRRRGRGAGLNPGGRFELSSRESIDDGWQSLEDLPPFRTEVQIEKARTAITRNTSPDIPFDRSINPYRGCEHGCIYCFARPTHAYMGLSAGLDFEAKLFAKPDAPKLLERELAKPGYEPKVIAIGTNTDPYQPIEKEWRIMRQILEVLNRANHPVSIVTKSAMVLRDLDILGELAAKNLVRVSLSVTTLDRKLARTMEPRASTPARRLEAVRMLSAAGIPTSVMLAPMIPALNDHELEKILDSAKAAGAEEAGYVMLRLPLEVSPLFRDWLLQNYPDRYRHVMSLVREMRGGKDYDADFGKRMKGAGPYAWQISRRFEMATKRLGLTRRSIRLRTDLFVPPDGSGVQLSLL